One genomic window of Conger conger chromosome 9, fConCon1.1, whole genome shotgun sequence includes the following:
- the LOC133137000 gene encoding LOW QUALITY PROTEIN: AFG3-like protein 2 (The sequence of the model RefSeq protein was modified relative to this genomic sequence to represent the inferred CDS: inserted 1 base in 1 codon; deleted 3 bases in 2 codons): MWFNIVSVQTFERNLEMAQVEMGIEGEHKLSVVYANRMDGSFLVQLVPSLVLATFVMTSLRRVARGIGGLFSMRNTTAKVLRDEIGVKFKDVAGCEEGKLEIMEFVNFLKNPKQYQDLGAKIPKGAILTGPPGTGKTLLAKATAGEANVPFITVNGSEFVEMYVGVGPARVRALFVLARKNAPCILFIDEIDAVGRKRGVGXRGYSQRENTLNQLLVEMDGFNTATNVVVLAGTNRPDILDPALMRPGRFDRQIYIGPPDIKGRASIFKVHLRPLKLPSEMDKDTLAWKMAALAPGFSGADIANLCNEAALIAARHLSDTISQKHFSQAIERVIGGLEKKSQVLQPEEKKKVAYHKAGHAVAGWFLEHADPLLKIMQFGMNEKVGQVSFDLPRPGEMVLEKPYSEATACLIDTEVHHLITAAYERTQALLGEQKAEVEKVALRLLEKEVLDKNDMVEMLWPRPFAEKPTYEDFVEGTGGLEEDTSLPEGLKGWNIY; this comes from the exons ATGTGGTTCAACATCGTCAGCGTGCAGACTTTTGAGCGTAACCTGGAGATGGCGCAGGTGGAAATGGGTATCGAGGGGGAGCACAAGCTGTCAGTGGTCTATGCTAATCGGATGGACGG gtcCTTCTTAGTCCAGCTGGTGCCCTCTCTGGTTTTAGCCACCTTCGTGATGACCTCACTGCGGCGTGTTGCCCGGGGAATAGGGGGCCTTTTCAGCATGCGCAACACCACCGCCAAGGTGCTGCGGGACGAGATTGGCGTCAAGTTCAAGGACGTGGCAGGGTGCGAGGAGGGCAAACTGGAGATCATGGAGTTTGTCAACTTCCTCAAG AACCCCAAGCAGTACCAGGACCTGGGAGCCAAGATCCCCAaa GGAGCCATTCTCACCGGGCCCCCTGGCACAGGGAAGACTCTGCTGGCCAAGGCCACTGCCGGGGAGGCCAACGTGCCCTTCATCACTGTCAACGGCTCCGAGTTCGTAGAGATGTACGTGGGCGTGGGGCCAGCCAGA GTCCGTGCCCTGTTTGTTTTGGCCCGTAAAAACGCCCCCTGCATCCTGTTCATCGACGAGATCGATGCCGTGGGGCGAAAGAGAGGCGTGG ATCGGGGGTACAGCCAGCGAGAAAACACGCTCAACCAGCTGCTGGTGGAGATGGATG GGTTCAACACTGCCACCAACGTTGTGGTTCTGGCAGGAACCAACAGGCCTGACATCCTGGACCCTGCCCTCATGAGACCTGGTCGTTTTGACCGACAGATATATATTG GGCCTCCGGACATCAAGGGCAGGGCGTCCATTTTTAAGGTTCACCTTCGGCCTCTCAAGCTCCCCTCGGAGATGGACAAAGACACTCTGGCCTGGAAGATGGCTGCCCTCGCGCCAGGGTTTTCAG GTGCAGACATTGCTAACCTGTGCAATGAAGCAGCATTGATCGCGGCTCGACACCTTTCTGACACGATCTCCCAGAAGCAC TTCTCCCAGGCCATCGAGCGTGTGATTGGAG GTCTTGAGAAGAAGTCCCAAGTCCTCCAGCcggaagagaagaagaaggtgGCCTATCACAAGGCAGGACACGCTGTAGCGGGGTGGTTCCTGGAGCATGCTGACCCCCTGCTGAAG ATCATGCAGTTTGGGATGAACGAGAAGGTGGGCCAGGTGTCCTTTGACCTCCCTCGACCGGGCGAGATGGTTCTGGAGAAGCCCTACAGCGAGGCCACCGCCTGCCTCATCGACACGGAGGTGCACCACCTCATCACTGCGGCCTACGAGCGAACCCAGGCCCTGCTGGGTGAGCAGaag GCTGAGGTGGAGAAG GTGGCGCTCCGCCTTCTGGAGAAGGAGGTCCTGGACAAGAACGACATGGTGGAGATGCTGTGGCCCCGGCCTTTCGCAGAGAAGCCCACGTACGAGGATTTTGTGGAGGGGACGGGAGGCCTGGAGGAGGACACCAGCCTGCCAGAGGGGCTGAAGGGCTGGAACATTTACTGA
- the LOC133137974 gene encoding divergent protein kinase domain 1C-like gives MASCLQGAHVCRKKDQWHSTPGDLGQRGRWTQGAMGSLWRGCVLWKLGLRTCKWRILLLVLFWFGMWMFFSGVVFVHRTMFSDHCTDKKSKQILEGVCEAYGRGVLAGDLCEELCVSRRVQYRRCLYYENGKKVMEADWRGVPIVLKSKLENFSSYEALGLLDYQEGGSQSPWDAVLYATLEIRSSLGLEPRGGEAWPWGRLSGPFPRASSRAELASLWSLLQQEEYTFFRVLQDLSRHVVKVLGSCGHFYAVEYLVAGCAWSQNLFPQEALLGLPAGARGPSPPPDGRAGRDTVLRIALSFLDMVRHFESDFPHRLHLCDIKPENFGVRGDLTVVAIDVDMAFFEPKMRNILEQACTSDEDCNFFDCISKCDMKESKCSSKRVNSNLQVICDKIFRHWFAPLLPVSRVELPLEAELQHAVQVCADTDGSDGVHGQTIHLRLRSLLSQILQDDSGQMTGHSR, from the exons ATGGCAAGTTGCCTTCAAGGGGCGCATGTTTGCCGAAAAAAGGACCAGTGGCACAGCACTCCTGGGGACCTGGGACAGCGTGGGAGGTGGACCCAGGGGGCCATGGGGTCACTGTGGAGGGGCTGCGTACTGTGGAAGCTGGGGCTAAGGACCTGCAAGTGGAGAATTCTGCTGCTGGTCCTTTTCTGGTTTGGAATGTGGATGTTCTTCAGTGGTGTGGTCTTTGTGCACAGGACAATGTTCTCTGACCACTGCACGGATAAAAAGAGCAAGCAAATCCTGGAGGGAGTG TGTGAGGCATACGGGCGTGGCGTCCTGGCTGGGGACCTGTgtgaggagctgtgtgtgagccgCAGGGTGCAGTACAGACGCTGCCTGTACTACGAGAACGGCAAGAAGGTGATGGAGGCCGACTGGAGGGGGGTGCCCATCGTGCTGAAGTCCAAGCTGGAGAACTTCTCCTCCTACGAGGCCTTGGGTCTGCTGGACTACCAGGAGGGAGGCAGCCAGTCGCCCTGGGACGCGGTCCTATACGCCACGCTGGAGATCAGGAGCTCTCTGGGGCTGGAGCCGCGTGGGGGGGAGGCCTGGCCGTGGGGCCGGCTCTCGGGGCCCTTCCCCCGGGCCTCCTCCCGGGCCGAGCTGGCCTCCCTCTGGTCCCTGCTCCAGCAGGAAGAGTACACCTTCTTCCGGGTGCTGCAGGACCTCAGCCGGCACGTGGTGAAGGTGCTGGGCTCCTGCGGGCACTTCTACGCAGTGGAGTACCTCGTCGCCGGCTGCGCCTGGAGCCAGAACCTCTTCCCACAGGAGGCGCTGCTGGGCCTGCCTgcaggggccaggggccccTCGCCGCCTCCCGACGGCAGGGCGGGGAGGGACACCGTGCTCCGGATCGCCCTCAGCTTCCTGGACATGGTCCGCCACTTTGAGAGCGACTTCCCCCACCGCCTGCACCTCTGCGATATCAAGCCCGAGAATTTTGGGGTCCGGGGAGACCTCACA GTTGTGGCCATCGATGTTGACATGGCTTTCTTTGAGCCCAAAATGCGGAACATTCTAGAGCAGGCCTGCACCAGTGATGAAGACTGCAACTTCTTTGACTGCATTTCCAAATGCGACATGAAGGAAAGCAAGTGCAGCTCTAAACGAGTGAACAGTAACTTGCAG GTGATCTGTGACAAAATCTTCAGACACTGGTTTGCTCCTTTGCTGCCAGTTTCCAGGGTAGAGCTTCCCCTAGAGGCGGAATTGCAGCATGCCGTGCAGGTGTGCGCAGACACGGATGGCAGCGATGGCGTCCATGGTCAAACTATCCACCTCCGCCTCCGAAGCCTTCTCTCCCAGATCCTGCAGGACGACTCAGGACAGATGACAGGACACTCCCGCTGA